The stretch of DNA GGGTAAAGACTCTTCATCAAGAGTTCAAATGTTTATGAATATTGTAAAAAAAATTTATAGATTCCTATGAAATCATTCTTTGATTGGCTTGGCTGCAGGGTTACTCTTTTAATAGAAGAGATTGGGCGGGTTGTAATCTTTTTCACAAAATTTATCATCTGGCTTTTTAAACCTCCCTTCAAATTCTTCAATATGTTAAAACAGATGGAGGTTATCGGAGTCAACTCTGTAATAGTTGTCCTATTAACAGGATTTTTCACAGGTGCTGTTTTTTCACTTCAAACATATAGAGGATTCCATCAATTCAATGCTGAATATCTTGTCGGTTATGTTGTAGCTCTTGCTCTTTCACGAGAATTGGGCCCTGTATTAACAGGACTTATGGTAACAGGAAGAGCAGGCTCGTTGATCGCCGCAGAATTAGGCACAATGAGAGTAACTGAACAGATAGATGCAATGGAAGTTATGGCAGTCAATCCAACACAGTATCTTATCGTACCAAGAATAATAGCAGGTATAATTGTTCTTCCTCTTTTGACCATTATTGCAGACTTCATTGGAATAATAGGCGGATTTGTCGTTACAGTAAAATTTCTTGGACAAAGTTCAGTCATATATTGGTCGGGAATCAGGGATAATCTTGAGTTTTCCGATTTGATGCAGGGTATTTACAAAGCAATGTTTTTCGGAATGATTCTTACTCTCGTTGGATGTTATAAGGGCTTTTATACA from Candidatus Schekmanbacteria bacterium encodes:
- a CDS encoding ABC transporter permease, translated to MKSFFDWLGCRVTLLIEEIGRVVIFFTKFIIWLFKPPFKFFNMLKQMEVIGVNSVIVVLLTGFFTGAVFSLQTYRGFHQFNAEYLVGYVVALALSRELGPVLTGLMVTGRAGSLIAAELGTMRVTEQIDAMEVMAVNPTQYLIVPRIIAGIIVLPLLTIIADFIGIIGGFVVTVKFLGQSSVIYWSGIRDNLEFSDLMQGIYKAMFFGMILTLVGCYKGFYTEGGAEGVGKATTSAVVVASVLILISDYVLTSLFFS